In the Corvus cornix cornix isolate S_Up_H32 chromosome 18, ASM73873v5, whole genome shotgun sequence genome, one interval contains:
- the SLC16A3 gene encoding monocarboxylate transporter 4, with protein sequence MGAVVADDGPSGVKAPDGGWGWAVLFGCFIITGFSYAFPKAVSVFFKELIREFGIGYSDTAWISSILLAMLYGTGPLCSVCVNRFGCRPVMLVGGLFASMGMVIASFCTSIIQIYLTAGVITGLGLALNFQPSLIMLNRYFDKRRPLANGLSAAGSPVFLCALSPLGQILQHEYGWRGGFLILGGMLLNCCVCGALMRPLEPPKKSEATKEPAEKKVKKKLLDFSVFKDGGFVIYALAASIMVLGLFVPPVFVVSYAKDLGTQDTKAAFLLTILGFIDIFARPICGMVAGLKWVRPRCVYLFSFAMIFNGFTDLMGSMSVDYGGLVVFCIFFGISYGMVGALQFEVLMAIVGTQKFSSAIGLVLLAEAMAVLIGPPSAGKLLDATGRYMFVFIIAGIEVTTSALVLALGNFFCIKKKSEEPHTKEEAAEREELNKSENKSPEDAKVDSIEVEQFLKDEPEKNGEVVTNPETCV encoded by the exons ATGGGAGCTGTAGTAGCTGACGATGGTCCATCTGGTGTTAAAGCCCCTGAtggaggctggggctgggctgtccTTTTTGGCTGTTTTATCATCACAGGATTCTCCTATGCCTTTCCTAAGGCAGTTAGCGTCTTCTTTAAAGAACTTATCCGGGAATTTGGCATTGGATATAGTGACACTGCATGGATTTCCTCCATTCTGCTGGCCATGCTTTATGGAACAG GTCCACTTTGTAGTGTATGCGTCAATCGCTTTGGTTGTCGCCCTGTCATGCTGGTGGGTGGCCTTTTTGCCTCAATGGGGATGGTGATAGCTTCCTTCTGCACAAGCATCATTCAGATCTATCTAACTGCAGGTGTGATTACCG GTTTGGGTTTGGCACTAAACTTTCAGCCTTCACTCATCATGTTAAACCGTTACTTTGACAAACGCCGGCCCTTAGCCAATGGGCTATCTGCTGCTGGGAGTCCAGTGTTTCTTTGTGCTCTCTCACCGTTGGGGCAGATACTACAACATGAGTACGGTTGGAGAGGAGGATTTCTTATCCTGGGTGGGATGCTGCTCAACTGCTGTGTATGCGGAGCATTAATGAGACCTTTGGAGCCACCCAAAAAGTCTGAAGCTACCAAAGAGCCAGCTgagaagaaagtaaagaaaaaacttcTGGATTTCAGTGTGTTTAAAGACGGTGGTTTTGTAATCTATGCTCTAGCAGCATCTATCATGGTGCTTGGCCTCTTTGTTCCCCCGGTTTTTGTTGTGAGTTATGCCAAGGATTTAGGGACTCAAGACaccaaagcagcttttcttctgacTATTCTGGGATTCATTGATATCTTTGCTCGGCCAATCTGTGGAATGGTAGCTGGTCTTAAATGGGTTAGACCACGCTGTGTCTACCTCTTCAGTTTTGCTATGATTTTTAATGGCTTTACAGATCTTATGGGTTCTATGTCTGTTGATTATGGTGGACTGGTggtcttttgtattttctttggcaTTTCTTATGGAATGGTAGGTGCTCTTCAGTTTGAAGTTCTCATGGCTATTGTTGGTACGCAGAAGTTTTCCAGTGCTATCGGTTTAGTGCTCCTGGCAGAAGCTATGGCTGTTCTGATTGGTCCACCATCAGCAG GAAAACTCCTGGATGCAACGGGGAGGtacatgtttgttttcattattgctggAATTGAAGTTACCACCTCAGCCCTTGTATTGGCCTTGGGAAATTTCTTctgcattaagaaaaaatcagaagaacCACATAcaaaagaagaagcagcagaaagagaggaattaaacaaatctgaaaacaaatctCCTGAAGATGCCAAGGTGGACTCTATTGAAGTGGAGCAGTTTCTGAAAGATGAGCCTGAAAAAAATGGTGAAGTTGTAACTAACCCAGAAACATGCGTGTGA